The Corynebacterium felinum DNA segment GGCGGACGCATCGTTGATCTCGTGTACTCCGGCCTGTTCTACTACGACGCCGAGGGCAAGACCCACAACGAGATGGCTGAATCCGTCGAACTCGAAGGCGACAAGACCTATAAGGTCACCCTCAAGGACGGCATCACCTTCGCCGACGGCACCCCTGTCAAGGCCCATAACTTCGTTGACGCATGGAACTACACTGTCGAAAACTCCCAGCTGGGCGCCTACTTCTTCGAGCCCATCAAAGGCTATGAGGAAGGCAAGAAGCTCGAAGGCCTCACCGTTGTTGACGACAAGACCTTCACCATCGAACTTTCCCAGCCAGAATCGGACTTCCCAAGCCGTTTGGGCTACTCCGCCTTCTACCCACTGCCTGATGAGGCATTCAAGGATATGGACGCCTTCGGTGAAACCCCGAACGGCAACGGCCCTTACAAGGTGGAAACCTGGAACCATAACCAGGACATGGTTCTGGTCCCTAACGAGAAGTACGACGGACCACGTAAGGCAAAGAATGACGGCTTGAAGCTGGTCTTCTACGCATCTCAGGATTCTGCATACGCTGACCTGTTGGCAGGCAACCTCGATGTGCTGGATGCAATCCCAGACTCCGCATTCGCCACCTTCAACTCTGAGCTGGGCAATCGTGCGGTGAACCAGCCAGCGGCAATCTTCCAGTCCTTCACCATCCCAGAGAAGCTGGAGCACTTCTCCGGTGAAGAAGGCGTACTGCGCCGCCAGGCGATCTCCATGGCGATTAACCGCGCTGAAGTAACCAAGGCTATCTTCCAAGACACCCGCACCCCAGCCACCGACTTCGCCTCCCCTGTGATCCCAGGTCACACCGATTCCCTCAAGGGCAGCGAAGTTCTGGAATTCAACCCAGAAAAGGCGAAGGAACTGTGGGCGAAGGCTGATGAAATGAGCCAGTTCACCGGCTCCTTCACCATCTCCTACAACTCCGATGGCGGACACCAGGCATGGGTTGATGCTGTGACCAACCAGATCAAGAACACCCTCGGCATTGACGCTGTGGGTAACCCCTACCCAGACTTCAAGTCGCTGCGTAAGGACGTCACCGAACGCACCATCTCGGGCGCATTCCGCACCGGCTGGCAGGCCGACTACCCATCCTTGGCTAACTTCCTCGGGCCACTGTACGGCACCGGCGCAGGCTCCAACGATGGTGACTACTCCTCCGCAGAATTCGATGAGCTGCTGAAGCAGGGCGCTGCTGCTGAGAGCCCAGAAGCTGGTGAGAAGTTCTACAACGAAGCGCAAGAAGTCCTGCTCAAGGATCTCCCAGTGATCCCACTGTGGTACTCCAACGTCACCGGTGGTTACGGTGAAGGCGTGAGCAACGTTGTCTTCGGCTGGAACTCCCAACCTGTGTACTACAACATCACCAAGGGCTAATGCCTTGATCCTCTAAGCCCCGCGACAAGCACCCAGTAGTGTGTGCTCACGCGGGGCTTGAGACTTTGAAAGGACCGCGACTTCAATGCTTCGCTACATTGGTCGACGCATGCTCCAAATGATCCCCGTGTTCTTTGGCGCAACGTTGCTACTTTATGCTCTTGTGTTTTTAATGCCCGGTGACCCAGTGGAAGCACTGGGCGGCGATCGGGGTCTTTCCGATGCCGCTCGGGATCGCATCAGGGCGGAATACAACCTGGATAAACCTTTTATCATCCAGTACCTTTTGTACATCAAGGGAATTTTCACCCTCGATTTCGGCACCACATTCTCCGGCCGTCCCGTGGCTGAAGCCATGGCTAACGCATTCCCCGTGACCATCAAACTGGCGCTGATGGCCTTGGCCTTTGAAGCAATCTTCGGCCTGCTTTTCGGCGTGATCGCAGGTATGCGCCGGGGTGGTTTCTTCGACTCCACGGTGTTGGTGGCCTCGTTGTTTGTGATTGCTGTGCCTTCCTTCGTGATCGGCTTCGTCTTCCAATTCTTCGTAGGTGTGAAATGGGGTATCTTGCCGCCTACAGTGGGGCCGAACGAAACGTTTAAGAATCTCCTCATGCCTGCCATCGTGCTGGGTGCGCTTTCTTTCGCATACGTTGTGCGACTAACGCGGCAGTCGGTTACCGAAAGCCTCAGTGCTGATTATGTGCGCACCGCCCGTGCGAAAGGCCTTGACGGTGCGACAGTAACTCGCCGCCATGTTCTTCGTAACTCGCTGATTCCAGTGGTGACCTTCCTTGGTGCTGATCTTGGTGCGCTGATGGGTGGCGCGATTGTCACTGAAGGCATTTTCGGCATTAACGGTGTTGGTGGTGCTATCTACCAAGCAATTTTGAAGGGTGAACCGACCACGGTGGTGTCCTTTACCACGGTTTTGGTCATTGTGTACATTGTGGCTAACTTGCTCGTGGACTTGCTCTACGCCATTCTCGACCCGAGGATCCGCTATGCATAACGAAGAAAAGAACAAGATTTTGCCCGGCCAG contains these protein-coding regions:
- a CDS encoding peptide ABC transporter substrate-binding protein, whose translation is MSLKKTLALGATAALAFSLAACSNDSGSSNSSSSGSKESGGTNYVTAWGSEPQNPLIPGNTNETGGGRIVDLVYSGLFYYDAEGKTHNEMAESVELEGDKTYKVTLKDGITFADGTPVKAHNFVDAWNYTVENSQLGAYFFEPIKGYEEGKKLEGLTVVDDKTFTIELSQPESDFPSRLGYSAFYPLPDEAFKDMDAFGETPNGNGPYKVETWNHNQDMVLVPNEKYDGPRKAKNDGLKLVFYASQDSAYADLLAGNLDVLDAIPDSAFATFNSELGNRAVNQPAAIFQSFTIPEKLEHFSGEEGVLRRQAISMAINRAEVTKAIFQDTRTPATDFASPVIPGHTDSLKGSEVLEFNPEKAKELWAKADEMSQFTGSFTISYNSDGGHQAWVDAVTNQIKNTLGIDAVGNPYPDFKSLRKDVTERTISGAFRTGWQADYPSLANFLGPLYGTGAGSNDGDYSSAEFDELLKQGAAAESPEAGEKFYNEAQEVLLKDLPVIPLWYSNVTGGYGEGVSNVVFGWNSQPVYYNITKG
- a CDS encoding ABC transporter permease; the protein is MLRYIGRRMLQMIPVFFGATLLLYALVFLMPGDPVEALGGDRGLSDAARDRIRAEYNLDKPFIIQYLLYIKGIFTLDFGTTFSGRPVAEAMANAFPVTIKLALMALAFEAIFGLLFGVIAGMRRGGFFDSTVLVASLFVIAVPSFVIGFVFQFFVGVKWGILPPTVGPNETFKNLLMPAIVLGALSFAYVVRLTRQSVTESLSADYVRTARAKGLDGATVTRRHVLRNSLIPVVTFLGADLGALMGGAIVTEGIFGINGVGGAIYQAILKGEPTTVVSFTTVLVIVYIVANLLVDLLYAILDPRIRYA